In one window of Cryptococcus neoformans var. neoformans JEC21 chromosome 7 sequence DNA:
- a CDS encoding expressed protein codes for MPRRNQPRQPASQASQPSQPSVSSSRQNDALQEFQARRVQRRLDDLERTNPTDIPASSFVPAESSQTPAPGPLQQLPARKKQTANVRRILYNKKSLKDWLDELPAEPVPPYLSAIAPAPSIPPRRICSSCGYFGAYKCSRCAEWSCDRVCMEVHERDGGCGIGR; via the exons ATGCCCCGCCGAAACCAAC CTCGACAACCTGCATCTCAAGCATCTCAACCATCTCAACCCTCTGTCTCTTCGTCTCGACAAAACGATGCTTTACAGGAATTTCAAGCAAGGAGAGTACAGAGGAGATTGGATGACCTCGAA AGAACAAATCCTACAGATATTCCAGCCTCGTCTTTTGTCCCGGCTGAATCATCGCAAACACCGGCCCCAGGACCGTTACAACAACTTccagcaaggaaaaagcAAACGGCAAATGTCAGACGGATCCTATATaacaagaagagcttgaaagACTGGTTAGACGAGCTT CCTGCCGAACCAGTTCCACCATATTTATCTGCAATTGCTCCCGCGCCTTCAATTCCGCCTAGGCGGATATGTTCCTCATGTGGGTATTTTGGGGCATACAAATGCTCCAGATGCGCTGAATGGAGCTGCGATAGGGTTTGCATGGAAGTACAcgaaagagatggaggatgcgGAATCGGGAGATAG
- a CDS encoding folic acid and derivative metabolism-related protein, putative, which yields MRISRPLGQLNLYARTSPRISFPLPSARVISAPLRQSLPPPRLRVNTPLASRSFSISSTHLAKMSADVEMTSQSAKIIDGTAIAKQIRTSISQAITDLHASNPTFHQPHLVIFQLGSSAASSTYIRMKLKAAEESGMTVEHIKIPSDEESGALKGTGVKRVLEAVKKANQDEKVSGILVQLPLEGAGKAEEKAVVDSVDVTKDVDGFHPENIGLLSSRISEPFFTPCTPAGAIKLIESTGFNLAGSNVVVLGRSDIVGTPVCALLRKKDATVTQCHSRTKNVERIISQADVIVAAIGQAEFVRGEWLKPGAIVIDVGTNYIPDASKKSGQRLVGDVHFESASKVASYITPVPGGVGPMTVAMLMNNTFEAAKRQWSSRRAKQLIPLPLEIKEKVPSDIEIAVAQTPKPVAEIAEEIGVHPDEVESYGRYKAKIELSVLDRLKERKDGKYIVVAGITPTPLGEGKSTTTIGLAQALGAHLHKTAIACVRQPSQGPTFGIKGGAAGGGYSQVIPMTEFNLHLTGDIHAITAANNLLAAAIDARMFHEATQTDKGLFNRLCPPKKGVRTFSKPMIARLHKLGINKTNPSDLTEEEAARFARLDIDPATLTWNRVLDTNDRYLRQITVGQAPTEKGLERKTAFDIAVASECMAVLALSKDLADMRARLGRMVVASSKAGEPITAEDIGCAGAMAVLMKDAIKPTIMQTLEGTPVFVHAGPFANIAHGNSSIIADRIALKLAGVEEGDDESRNGYVITEAGFGADIGMEKFCNIKTRVSGLKPSAVVLVATIRALKMHGGGPAVTPGKPLDQVYVEENLELLEKGCANLGKHIENAKKFGLKVVVAINKFSNDTAAEMALVQEYALKVGADYAVPADHWARGGAGAVDLANAVIEACATPSTFDFLYDLNQPLTKKIEIIAKEMYGADGISLSAEAQAEIDRYEKQGYGGLPICMAKTALSLSDDPSKKGVPTGFTLPIRNVRLSAGASFVYPLVGDMSTMPGLTTRPGFYDIDLNPDTGEIEGLF from the exons ATGCGAATCTCACGGCCCCTCGGTCAACTCAATCTTTACGCTAGGACAAGTCCGAGAATTTCTTTCCCCCTTCCTTCGGCCCGTGTGATTTCCGCGCCTCTGAGACAATCTCTCCCACCACCTCGCCTTCGTGTCAACACTCCTCTTGCCAGCCGctctttttccatttcctcaaCACATCTCGCAAAAATGTCTGCCGACGTCGAAATGACCTCTCAGTCCGCAAAGATCATTGACGGCACTGCCATCGCAAA GCAAATCCGtacctccatctcccaagCCATCACCGACCTCCATGCGTCCAACCCTACCTTCCATCAGCCTCATCTCGTCATCTTTCAGCTCGGCTCTAGCGCTGCTTCCTCTACTTACATTCGCATGAAGCTCAAGGCCGCCGAAGAGTCTGGTATGACTGTCGAGCACATCAAGATTCCCTCTGACGAAGAGTCTGGTGCGCTCAAGGGAACTGGTGTCAAGCGAGTCCTTGAGGCGGTGAAGAAAGCCAACCAGGACGAAAAGGTCTCTGGTATCCTCGTCCAGCTCCCTCTTGAAGGTGCCGGTAaggctgaggagaaggctgtTGTTGACAGCGTGGATGTCACCAAGGACGTTGACGGTTTCCACCCGGAAAACATTGGTCTCCTCAGCAGCCGAATCAGCGagcccttcttcacccctTGCACCCCAGCGGGTGCtatcaagctcatcgaGTCCACCGGTTTCAACCTCGCTGGTTCCAACGTCGTCGTTCTCGGCCGAAGCGACATTGTCGGCACCCCTGTCTGCGCTTTGCTCCGAAAGAAGGACGCGACCGTCACCCAATGCCACTCTCGTACCAAGAACGTTGAGCGAATCATCAGCCAAGCTGATGTCATTGTCGCTGCTATCGGCCAAGCCGAGTTTGTACGTGGCGAGTGGTTGAAGCCTGGCGCGATTGTGATTGATGTCGGCACCAACTACATTCCCGACGCTTCCAAAAAATCCGGTCAGCGCCTTGTCGGTGATGTTCACTTTGAGTCTGCCAGCAAGGTCGCCTCTTACATTACCCCTGTTCCCGGAGGTGTTGGACCCATGACCGTTGCAATGCTCATGAACAACACTTTCGAAGCTGCCAAGCGTCAATGGTCTTCTCGCCGAGCCAAGCAActcatccctcttcctcttgagATTAAAGAAAAGGTGCCTTCTGATATCGAGATCGCCGTCGCCCAGACCCCCAAGCCCGTTGCTGAGATTGCCGAGGAGATCGGTGTGCACCCTGACGAAGTTGAGAGCTACGGCAGATACAAGGCCAAGATTGAGCTTTCCGTTCTTGACAGGCtcaaggagaggaaggatggcAAGTACATTGTTGTCGCCGGTATCACTCCTACCCCGCTCGGTGAAGGCAAGtctaccaccaccatcgGTCTCGCCCAAGCTCTCGGTGCCCATCTCCACAAGACTGCTATCGCCTGTGTCCGACAACCTTCCCAGGGACCTACTTTCGGTATCAAGGGTGGTGCCGCCGGTGGTGGTTACTCCCAGGTTATCCCCATGACCGAGTTTAACCTTCATTTGACTGGAGATATTCACGCCATCACGGCTGCCAACAATTtgcttgctgctgctatCGACGCCCGCATGTTCCACGAAGCTACTCAAACCGACAAGGGTCTCTTCAACCGTCTCTGCCCCCCTAAGAAGGGTGTTCGCACTTTCTCCAAGCCTATGATTGCCCGTCTCCACAAGCTCGGTATTAACAAGACCAACCCGTCTGATttgacagaagaagaggctgccCGATTCGCTCGTCTTGATATCGACCCTGCGACCCTCACTTGGAACCGAGTGCTCGACACCAACGATCGATACCTCCGTCAAATTACCGTCGGCCAAGCTCCCACAGAGAAGGGTCTCGAGCGAAAGACGGCGTTTGACATTGCCGTCGCTTCCGAGTGTATGGCCGTGCTTGCTCTCAGTAAGGATCTCGCCGATATGCGAGCTCGTCTCGGTAGGATGGTCGTCGCGTCAAGCAAGGCCGGTGAGCCCATCACTGCCGAAGACATTGGCTGTGCCGGTGCCATGGCTGTTCTCATGAAGGACGCTATCAAACCTACCATCATGCAAACCCTTGAAGGTACTCCCGTCTTTGTCCACGCTGGTCCATTCGCCAATATTGCCCACGGCAActcctccatcatcgcGGACCGTATCGCCCTCAAGCTCGCtggtgttgaagaaggcgacGATGAGTCGAGGAACGGTTACGTCATTACCGAAGCTGGTTTCGGCGCTGATATTGGTATGGAAAAGTTCTGCAACATCAAGACTCGAGTCTCTGGCTTGAAGCCCAGCGCGGTGGTGCTTGTCGCTACGATCCGAGCTTTGAAAATGCACGGTGGTGGACCTGCCGTTACCCCTGGAAAGCCTCTTGACCAGGTCTATGTGGAGGAGAACTTGGAGTTGTTGGAGAAGGGTTGTGCCAACTTGGGCAAACACATTGAGAATGCCAAGAAGTTTGGTCTGaaggttgttgttgctATCAACAAGTTTTC TAACGACACCGCCGCTGAGATGGCCCTTGTCCAAGAATACGCTCTCAAGGTTGGAGCCGACTACGCCGTGCCTGCAGACCACTGGGCTCGAGGTGGTGCTGGTGCCGTTGACCTCGCCAACGCCGTCATCGAAGCCTGCGCCACTCCTTCCACTTTCGACTTCCTCTATGACCTCAACCAACCCCTCACAAAGAAGATCGAGATCATCGCCAAGGAGATGTACGGTGCCGACGGTATCTCACTCTCCGCTGAGGCTCAAGCCGAGATCGACAGGTACGAGAAGCAAGGTTACGGTGGTTTGCCTATTTGCATGGCCAAGACCGCCTTGTCACTCTCTGACGATCCCAGCAAGAAGGGTGTTCCCACCGGGTTCACTTTGCCTATTAGGAATGTGAGGTTGAGTGCAGGCGCGAGCTTTGTATACCCCCTTGTGGGTGATATGAGCACCATGCCAGGTTTGACTACCAGGCCCGGATTCTATGACATTGATTTGAACCCCGACACTGGTGAGATTGAGGGCTTGTTCTAG
- a CDS encoding expressed protein, translating to MPSAHYRSPTIQVFSDSEDEDMGKAGNLNNQKRSPKDLQPSRPLINFSNNVPLTPRRTVAFAPTPLKRLNFSTAKIKGTPGKKIPGMKFVKSPAPNKSSFGDLEDEDDDGGVDDDVVGTLGFHSLKIETETVTGRDFEDELVENMNEINDVLDSPSMSRTSTTSTAHISPPPVLKFSSPSAFAHKNLSNKTPPSPPAESESESDWVPTRTPKRTPGKARRVIASDSEEDEELAGPEIQAKFQKIKQVIDLTLSDGEEIAPIVDEENGGYYGPDDSYGSLRDFIVDDSEGENYIEAPTTEEEESDVEIWEPTKKTKEIKAVEMKGSDAQSPEEDPEERGWDSSSDAGILRYSPPRRPLNLPPLEMLTLTVNADSEPHQDESLTKKVIDKSKTSKLKDGLSKKEWALQRVRVANEIFDDLDRRVFESKLGERGAKARLQWNNRLLTTAGMARSKRTMRNDVSSKEYWIELSEKVLTSEERILNTVAHEMCHLATWIISGDFKNPHGHIFKSWGRKVMHARKDVEVTTKHSYVIEYKYQWKCANERCGQVYKRQSKSIDTSEHACGSCRSKLNPLFETRQKAASGFQLYLKENMKSAKAAMPGASHGDVMRALSKRWAEAGEMINSGHEVYWQGMAAKNH from the exons ATGCCAAGCGCTCATTACAGAAGCCCAACAATCCAAGTCTTTTCTGACTCTGAAGACGAAGATATGGGAAAAGCAGGGAATTTGAATAACCAAAAGAGGTCCCCCAAAGACCTGC AACCATCACGCCCACTAATCAATTTTTCAAACAATGTGCCTCTCACTCCTCGACGCACCGTCGCCTTTGCTCCCACTCCTCTCAAGAGGCTCAACTTCTCCACCGCCAAAATCAAGGGTACCCCTGGGAAAAAGATCCCTGGTATGAAGTTCGTCAAATCACCTGCTCCCAACAAATCGTCTTTTGGAGaccttgaagatgaggatgatgatggtggtgttGACGATGACGTCGTGGGAACTCTGGGCTT TCATTCACTCAAGATAGAAACTGAAACTGTGACTGGGCGTGATTTTGAGGATGAACTTGTCGAGAACATGAATGAAATTAATGATGTGCTGGATTC ACCAAGTATGTCAAGGACTTCTACTACATCAACAGCACATATAAGCCCCCCTCCCGTGCTCAAGTTTTCGTCACCCTCTGCTTTTGCGCATAAAAACCTTTCAAACAAGactccaccatcacctcctGCAGAGAGCGAATCTGAGTCAGACTGGGTGCCTACCCGAACACCCAAAAGGACGCCAGGCAAAGCACGAAGGGTAATTGCCTCTGACtccgaggaggatgaagagttgGCAGGGCCAGAGATTCAAGCCAAGTTTCAAAAAATTAAGCAGGTGATTGATCTTACTTTGAGTGATGGTGAAGAGATTGCCCCGATcgttgatgaggagaatggCGGATATTATGGACCGGATGACTCGTATGGATCTCTGAGAGATTTCATTGTTGACGACAGCGAAGGTGAGAACTACATAGAAGCGCCTACtacggaagaagaagaaagcgaCGTCGAGATATGGGAACCGACCAAGAAGACCAAGGAAATCAAGGCTGTTGAGATGAAGGGGAGTGATGCTCAAAGTCCAGAAGAGGATCCAGAGGAACGAGGGTGGGACAGTAGCTCTGATGCTGGTATATTACGCTACTCTCCCCCTCGACGTcctctcaatcttcccCCTCTCGAAATGCTCACGCTCACCGTCAACGCTGATTCTGAGCCCCATCAAGACGAATCCCTCACCAAGAAGGTTATTGACAAATCCAAAACGTCAAAGCTCAAGGACGGCCTCTCCAAGAAGGAATGGGCTTTGCAAAGAGTTAGGGTAGCCAACGAAATCTTTGATGATCTCGACAGGAGGGTGTTCGAATCAAAActgggagaaagaggagcaaAAGCGAGGCTCCAGTGGAATAATAGGTTATTGACCACTGCGGGTATGGCTAGATCCAAGAG GACTATGAGGAATGATGTCAGCTCTAAGGAATATTGGATAGAGCTATCCGAAAAGGTTCTTACCAGCGAAG AACGTATCCTTAACACTGTCGCTCACGAGATGTGCCATC TGGCAACGTGGATTATAAGCGGTGATTTCAAGAACCCCCATGGTCATATTTTCAAAAGCTG gggaaggaaggtcATGCATGCTAGGAAGGACGTAGAAGTCACA ACCAAACACTCCTATGTGATTGAGTACAAATACCAGTGGAAATGTGCCAATGAAAGATGTGGACAAGT CTACAAGAGACAGTCCAAAT CTATCGATACCAGCGAGCACGCTTGTGGCTCTTGCAGAAGTAAACTCAACCCTCTTTTTGAAACTAGGCAAAAAGCTGCCTCAGGCTTCCAGC TATATCTGAAAGAAAACATGAAGAGCGCCAAGGCGGCTATGCCAGGAGCATCCCATGGCGACGTCATGCGAGCTTTGTCCAAGAGGTGGGCTGAAGCTGGAGAGATGATTAACAGCGGACACGAGGTCTACTGGCAGGGGATGGCAGCCAAAAATCATTAA
- a CDS encoding arginase, putative, protein MLSRVSPSLRQVLAAPLRASRMGTSPMQKAFTHSSAPRNHHITAQPSSEKGLTSPTYNYKFLNEPATASLVGCPFSGGQGRAGVDLAPNKLVSAGLVEQISALGWNVHYESHQNFLDIPYNPLPSSSPVTSTEGPSTHTTTAQGEKMVQRLPDPDIGSMKKPRLVSAVNEMVAKEVGDIAEKGWLPVTLGGDHSLAMGTIAGTKRKYPNAGVIWVDAHADINTPLTTESGNLHGCPVSFLLGLDGCDVEPFNKWLKPCLKPEDIVYIGLRDIDDAEKKILKENNIKTFTMHHVDRHGIGKVMELALQHINPNGDRPLHLSFDVDALDPTVAPSTGTPVRGGLTFREGHYITEVVAETGCLVALDIMEVNPSLLDPRSVEMTVAAGCSLTRASLGETLL, encoded by the exons ATGCTCTCTCGcgtctctccatctcttcgtCAAGTCCTTGCTGCCCCATTGAGGGCATCAAGGATGGGCACTTCCCCTATGCAAAAAGCGTTCACCCACTCATCAGCACCTAGAAACCATCATATTACCGCTCAGCCTAGTAGTGAGAAGGGTCTTACCTCCCCTACTTACAATTACAAGTTTTTGAACGAGCCTGCTACTGCTTCT CTTGTCGGATGCCCTTTTAG CGGTGGACAAGGTCGAGCTGGTGTCGATCTCGCCCCAAACAAGCTCGTCTCTGCCGGTCTTGTAGAGCAAATCTCGGCCCTTGGCTGGAACGTCCATTACGAATCTCACCAAAACTTCCTCGACATCCCTTACAacccccttccttcttcttcccccgtCACTTCAACCGAAGGCCCCTCTACCCACACTACGACCGCTCAGGGCGAAAAGATGGTCCAGAGGTTGCCGGATCCTGATATTGGAAGCATGAAAAAACCTAGGTTAGTCAGTGCGGTGAACGAAATGGTAGCCAAGGAGGTTGGGGATATCGCGGAGAAGGGGTGGTTGCCTGTGACTTTGGGAGGCGACCACAGTTTGGCGATGGGTACTATTGCTGGTACTAAGCGCAAGTACCCTAACGCTGGTGTGATCTGG GTTGATGCTCACGCCGATATCAACACCCCCTTGACCACCGAGTCTGGCAATCTCCACGGCTGCCCtgtttctttcctcttggGTTTGGATGGCTGTGACGTCGAGCCTTTCAACAAGTGGCTTAAACCTTGCCTCAAGCCTGAAGATAT CGTCTACATCGGTCTCCGGGACATTGACGAcgccgagaagaagattctGAAGGAAAATAACATCAAGACTTTCACTATGCACCACGTCGACAGGCACGGTATTGGCAAAGTCATGGAACTTGCGCTTCAGCATATCAACCCCAATGGTGACCGACCCCTTCACCTCAGTTTCGACGTTGACGCTCTTGACCCCACAGTTGCTCCTA gcaCAGGTACCCCCGTTCGAGGTGGTCTGACTTTCCGAGAAG GCCATTACATTACCGAGGTTGTTGCTGAGACCGGCTGCCTCGTCGCTTTGGACATCATG GAGGTCAACCCTTCCCTGCTTGACCCCAGGTCCGTCGAGATGACTGTCGCTGCTGGCTGTTCCCTCACGCGGGCATCTTTGGGTGAGACTTTGTTGTAA
- a CDS encoding protein biosynthesis-related protein, putative has product MIALLRWGIARPSAPLRWSRCFATSTEKGDEGWQTVIGLEIHAQIKTGKKLFSKASTSYGHVPNTNVDVHDAAFPGTLPVLDINAIRLSIMTALALNCQINPRSTFDRKHYFYHDIPASYQITQHYNPLAWNGHLEIREGDNGSKRTFNIGIKQLQVEQDTAKSQTVGDAVLVDLNRAGTGLMEIVTDPDMRSPEEAGAFVKKLQGLLRRVGSADGDMEKGNLRVDVNVSVHRPGMPFGTRCEIKNINSVRFLQAAIESERQRHIAHYCTSPLEPLAQETRGFNELTLQTYSLRSKEEATDYRYMPDHNLPAIIIDDGYLDSLWKNLPEMPWQSVERLVKTYGVTKRDAETLLGLDEYSAQGIAYFEEVVEQDKKIAKKATNWIAHELLGQLGKAIRPWTPTIVPAPLMHELVTAVESREITGTTGKAIVKHFVSLPESASLPPSFAELLAELGLTPSAASVEDLTETCKKAMNNQPKAVADFKKGNEKVVMRLVGEVMKLSGGKADAMKAKDILLDLLKD; this is encoded by the exons ATGATCGCTCTTTTAAGATGGGGTATTGCCCGCCCTTCTGCACCACTACGCTGGTCTCGCTGCTTTGCGACTTCCACCGAGAAGGGAGACGAAGGTTGGCAAACTGTCATCGGTCTTGAAATTCATGCTCAGATCAAAACTGGCAAAAAGCTCTTTTCAA AAGCCTCTACGTCCTACGGACATGTGCCTAATACGAATGTCGACGTTCACGATGCTGCTTTCCCTGGGACTTTACCT GTTCTGGATATTAATGCTATTAGGCTGTCCATTATGACTGCCCTTGCACTCAATTGTCAGATT AATCCTCGTTCCACATTTGATCGTAAGCACTACTTCTACCACGACATTCCGGCATCCTATCAAATTACTCAACATTACA ATCCCCTCGCTTGGAACGGCCATCTCGAAATACGAGAAGGCGATAACGGATCTAAGCGTACCTTCAATATTGGTATCAAGCAGCTGCAAGTTGAACAAGATACAGCAAAGTCCCAAACAGTTGGCGATGCTGTTCTTGTCGATCTGAACCGTGCTGGCACGGGGTTGATGGAGATCGTGACGGATCCTGATATGCGGTCaccagaagaagcaggagcctttgtgaagaagctgcAAGGTTTATTGAGACGAGTGGGATCTGCCGATGGAGATATGGAGAAG GGTAATCTGAGAGTCGATGTCAATGTCTCAGTGCACAGGCCGGGAATGCCCTTCGGGACAAGATGTGAGATCAAAAACATCAACTCTGTTCGCTTTCTCCAAGCAGCCATTG AGTCTGAGCGTCAGCGACATATCGCCCATTACTGCACAAGCCCATTGGAACCGCTTGCCCAAGAGACGCGAGGATTCAATGAACTCACACTGCAAACGTACTCTTTGCGCtccaaggaagaggctACGGACTACCGTTATATGCCTGACCACAATCTCCCAGCTATTATCATTGATGAT GGATATCTTGACTCGCTTTGGAAAAACCTTCCAGAGATGCCATGGCAAAGTGTCGAACGGCTCGTCAAGACTTATGGCGTAACCAAAAGAGATGCAGAAACTCTTCTTGGTTTAGACGAATACAGTGCTCAAGGAATCGCGTATTTTGAGGAGGTTGTCGAACAGGATAAAAAGATTGCAAAAAAGGCTACCAACTG GATCGCACATGAACTACTAGGGCAACTCGGCAAAGCCATTAGGCCCTGGACACCGACCATCGTCCCGGCTCCGTTAATGCACGAACTCGTGACCGCTGTGGAGAGTCGCGAAATCACTGGTACTACTGGTAAAGCTATCGTCAAGCATTTTGTCTCTCTACCCGAATCTGCCTCACTTCCTCCATCATTTGCCGAACTTCTTGCCGAACTAGGCTTAACGCCCTCGGCTGCATCTGTTGAAGATCTTACAGAAACCTGTAAAAAGGCTATGAACAACCAACCCAAGGCGGTAGCGGATTTCAAGAAGGGAAATGAAAAAGTGGTGATGCGCTTGGTGGGAGAGGTTATGAAATTGTCTGGTGGTAAGGCAGATGCGATGAAGGCGAAAGACATCTTGTTGGATTTGCTCAAGGACTGA
- a CDS encoding expressed protein, which produces MPTVFQEAGWGRIADKDEMDVDCVANNPFVEQKAKKDSSSLSSSTGTTTPPSDVQEHASTGIRPHPLFQESYAPNHTVHAFRTSSLSLGSLRELSPKRPVPTVTPGQKGISSSTFSVRINTPPSNSHRPDPIHLIHTASSNLSSANSLRSARRLSHSPYIVPFPSPRLPRGPLTQVMTNVKTTESVVKEELPTTSQPLEPSQPSLTSIEIEPTDSAPNVPPEPASYTFGTAAGSMNMATRRGARPALLSPHGMRSAQHGVSSTRGLLTPQPSSGFRHLPYPSPAPLLTAPISPDSRCFNQSAPADAPATPLQPIQSGKAPNPYQVSLDEIPRSFVMKKLVELAPKYWYSPESADCQIVVPTRRTHKVNKAECRPKMPQTAVPIGMSSASFNEQSQMANSNLSLAEQQATRAYWRPIPAGVSDGDLGIKPDVVTSSTTEGHMGASGRRGSLPGYNQVEQCLVFPLHKDYLTTQSTLFHSLISSATAHVTTPTQRDQYGRLVWQSPIYRGAKVLPTKHGRQRVLYVPLPDPSSFGVLLHWLYWHDAGHFNHCLSRGLATWQGVIRNIEYLGLDNEIKLLAGKWWKRWVKPVEADERTNGVQSVSGSKKGKDTATDVEFDDDDEEEAGMDSGADGDDEEIGSGVEIVTEDGFADRVSTQLSLS; this is translated from the exons ATGCCAACAGTTTTCCAAGAGGCAGGATGGGGGAGGATAGCGGAtaaagatgagatggatgtCGACTGTGTGGCTAATAATCCGTTCGTCGAACAAAAGGCTAAAAAGGACAGCTCCTCATTGTCTTCATCGACCGGTACAACCACACCCCCATCTGACGTACAGGAACACGCGAGCACTGGGATCCGTCCCCATCCACTTTTTCAAGAATCATACGCACCAAACCATACAGTACACGCTTTCAGAACATCTTCGCTATCCTTGGGAAGTTTACGAGAATTGTCTCCAAAGCGTCCTGTCCCTACTGTAACACCGGGACAAAAAGGcatctcttcatctacATTTTCAGTCCGTATCAACACTCCCCCTTCCAACAGTCATCGCCCAGATCCTATTCACCTCATCCATACAGCATCCAGCAATCTTTCCTCAGCGAATTCTTTGCGCTCAGCCAGGCGTCTCTCCCATTCGCCATATATAGTCCCTTTCCCGTCACCCAGACTACCCCGTGGTCCTTTGACGCAAGTCATGACAAACGTAAAAACTACAGAGAGTGTagtcaaagaagagcttCCAACTACATCACAACCTCTCGAGCCATCTCAACCTTCACTAACCTCAATCGAAATCGAGCCTACTGATTCAGCGCCAAATGTTCCGCCAGAACCTGCTTCGTATACTTTTGGTACAGCTGCAGGCTCGATGAATATGGCTACCCGACGAGGTGCGCGTCCTGCACTTCTCAGTCCTCATGGCATGAGATCAGCCCAGCACGGTGTATCATCGACACGTGGCCTTCTAACTCCTCAACCCAGCTCAGGCTTCCGCCACCTTCCTTATCCTTCACCGGCCCCTCTCCTGACTGCTCCGATCTCCCCCGACTCAAGGTGCTTCAACCAATCCGCCCCTGCTGATGCTCCTGCGACTCCTTTACAGCCGATACAGTCAGGTAAAGCACCGAACCCGTACCAAGTCAGTTTAGATGAGATCCCGAGGAGTTTtgtgatgaagaagcttgtTGAGCTGGCGCCGAAATACTGGTATTCTCCGGAGAGTGCGGACTGTCAAATTG TTGTTCCTACTCGCCGTACCCACAAAGTTAACAAGGCTGAGTGTCGGCCGAAGATGCCTCAGACAGCGGTTCCTATCGGAATGAGTTCCGCCAGTTTCAATGAACAGTCTCAAATGGCGAACTCGAACCTGTCGCTCGCTGAGCAGCAGGCCACCAGGGCATACTGGCGTCCAATTCCTGCTGGGGTATCCGATGGTGACCTTGGGATCAAGCCAGATGTTGTGACGAGCTCAACGACTGAGGGACACATGGGTGCTtcggggaggagagggagttTACCTGGATACAATCAAGTCGAA CAGTGTCTCGTATTCCCCCTTCACAAGGATTACCTGACCACCCAATCGACACTTTTCCACAGCCTTATCAGCTCCGCCACAGCTCATGTCACCACCCCCACCCAACGCGATCAGTACGGTCGTCTTGTTTGGCAGTCCCCGATATACCGCGGCGCAAAAGTGTTGCCTACAAAACATGGCCGACAGAGAGTGCTCTACGTCCCACTGCCAGACCCGTCAAGCTTCGGTGTACTCCTTCATTGGTTGTATTGGCACGATGCTGGTCACTTCAATCATTGCTTGTCCAGGGGACTCGCCACATGGCAAGGCGTTATCCGTAATATCGAGTATCTTGGGCTTGATAATGAGATCAAGCTCTTAGCCGGTAaatggtggaagagatgggtcAAGCCTGTGGAAGCGGATGAACGCACCAATGGCGTTCAGAGCGTTAGTGGGTCAAAGAAGGGTAAAGACACGGCGACCGATGTGGAGtttgatgacgatgacgaggaagaggctggCATGGATAGTGGAGCGGATGGggacgatgaggaaatAGGCAGTGGGGTGGAAATAGTAACGGAAGATGGGTTCGCAGACCGTGTGTCCACCCAGCTGAGCTTGTCTTAA